A genome region from Betaproteobacteria bacterium includes the following:
- a CDS encoding amidohydrolase family protein: MLIVDSQVHTWAADTPERPWSGGGEPHRTVPLTNEDLLKEMDVAGVDRAILVPPGWEGSRNDLALAAARAHPDRFAVMGRIPHDRLSRSQGALVGWRKQPGMLGLRLAFNTPKAAAIFSSGKLDWLWNEAEAEGVPLMILVWHADVHFVDAIAAKHPRLRIVMDHLALKSSQRDAAAFRDFDKLLAIAKRPNVAAKASALPSYTSDPYPFLSLHPYIRRAYDAFGPKRLFWGTDLSRSPIPYRQQVTMFTEDLPWLTTDDKEWIMGRGICEWLGWPADNRSSASQ, translated from the coding sequence ATGTTGATCGTCGATTCCCAAGTGCACACGTGGGCCGCGGACACGCCGGAACGCCCGTGGTCCGGCGGTGGCGAGCCGCACCGGACAGTGCCGCTGACGAACGAGGACTTGTTGAAGGAAATGGATGTGGCCGGCGTCGACCGTGCGATACTCGTGCCGCCCGGTTGGGAAGGCTCACGCAACGATCTCGCGCTCGCAGCAGCGCGCGCGCATCCGGACCGGTTCGCGGTGATGGGCCGCATTCCCCACGATCGCTTATCCAGGTCGCAGGGTGCGCTGGTGGGCTGGCGCAAGCAGCCGGGGATGCTGGGCCTGCGCCTGGCCTTCAACACGCCCAAGGCGGCGGCGATCTTCAGCAGCGGTAAGCTCGACTGGCTGTGGAACGAAGCCGAGGCGGAGGGCGTGCCGCTGATGATCCTCGTATGGCATGCGGACGTGCATTTCGTCGACGCCATCGCCGCGAAACACCCACGGCTTCGAATCGTGATGGATCATTTGGCGTTGAAAAGCAGCCAGCGCGATGCGGCAGCATTTCGCGATTTCGACAAGCTGCTTGCGATCGCGAAGCGGCCGAACGTGGCCGCGAAAGCGAGCGCGCTGCCCTCTTATACCAGCGATCCGTATCCGTTCCTCTCGCTTCATCCGTACATCCGCCGAGCGTACGACGCATTCGGCCCCAAGCGTCTGTTCTGGGGCACGGACTTGTCGCGATCTCCGATTCCCTATCGCCAGCAAGTGACGATGTTTACCGAGGACTTGCCGTGGCTCACGACCGATGACAAGGAGTGGATCATGGGTCGGGGTATCTGCGAATGGCTGGGTTGGCCCGCAGATAACCGCTCTTCCGCCTCGCAGTAA
- a CDS encoding tripartite tricarboxylate transporter substrate binding protein encodes MKSVAAVSRIVLASMLLVIAGSAAAQQHYPMRPVRLISPYSPGGGNDTMARLIGQYLTESWGQQVIVDNRPGGNTLIGTDIVAKSAPDGYTLLFSGINTFILNPLFMSTPYDIIKDFSPVAPVAATETIMVANPSVPANNLQELIALAKAKPGALNYGTSSAGGSGHLVGELFKMLAGVNIQHIPYKGTSRALIEVVGGQVQLAIMSPVATIPLVRSGKLKGIAISGDSRFPPLPQVPTFAESGMPGIEAKVTYGILAPARTPQEVVKKLASDIAKIQRTPEFKEKLAGQGVEPFILGPDKFSALIRTNMANYAKIIKSANIKLK; translated from the coding sequence ATGAAATCCGTTGCTGCCGTTTCGCGAATAGTGCTCGCGAGCATGTTGCTCGTCATCGCCGGCTCAGCCGCCGCGCAGCAACACTATCCCATGAGGCCCGTTCGCTTGATCAGCCCCTATAGTCCCGGAGGGGGCAACGACACGATGGCTCGTCTTATCGGCCAGTATCTGACAGAAAGTTGGGGCCAGCAGGTGATTGTGGACAACCGGCCTGGTGGGAACACACTGATAGGAACCGACATCGTGGCCAAGTCCGCTCCCGATGGCTACACCCTTCTGTTCTCCGGCATCAACACCTTCATCCTCAACCCGCTTTTCATGTCGACGCCCTACGACATCATCAAGGACTTCTCGCCTGTCGCCCCTGTTGCAGCCACCGAGACTATCATGGTGGCCAATCCGTCGGTGCCGGCCAACAATTTGCAGGAGTTGATCGCACTGGCCAAAGCAAAACCCGGCGCACTGAATTACGGCACGTCGTCCGCAGGCGGTTCGGGCCATCTCGTCGGCGAGTTATTCAAGATGCTGGCGGGAGTCAACATCCAGCACATTCCCTACAAAGGGACGAGCCGGGCCCTCATCGAAGTCGTCGGAGGCCAAGTGCAATTGGCGATCATGAGCCCCGTCGCCACCATTCCGCTCGTCAGAAGCGGCAAACTCAAGGGTATCGCCATCTCGGGCGACAGCCGCTTTCCGCCACTGCCGCAGGTCCCTACCTTCGCCGAGAGCGGTATGCCGGGGATCGAAGCAAAGGTCACCTACGGAATTCTTGCACCGGCGCGCACACCTCAGGAAGTCGTCAAAAAGCTAGCCAGCGACATTGCCAAAATTCAGCGCACGCCCGAATTCAAGGAAAAGCTTGCCGGCCAGGGCGTGGAGCCCTTCATCCTCGGGCCGGACAAGTTCTCTGCATTGATAAGAACCAACATGGCCAACTACGCCAAGATCATCAAGTCCGCCAACATCAAGCTCAAATAG